Sequence from the Ziziphus jujuba cultivar Dongzao chromosome 9, ASM3175591v1 genome:
CCTTATCCAACGATGATGAAAATAAGGTTTTTGGCATTGTTTTCCGGACACCTCCGTAAGTACCACTTCCAGTGTTTGTCTTTTCATTTCTATTCTGCAATGATGATTGTGTaggaaaatggtttttttttttttttttttttttttttttttttttttttttaatgcatctCATAGAAACTGACTATGGAAAATAAGAatgttttctttctctctgtaggtctttttatttttatttttaataatatagaaTTTAAAGTAATGAGAAGGTTTGGAATCTGATTGTAAGAAAATAGTTTATTTTGacgttaattaaatatttataatgtttAATTTTCCATGGTGCGTTAGGAGGGAAAAGAGTTAGGATTCTAGATGTAGTTTATAATGACTGTGTTACTATGAATTACGCTTTCTGAATAAAAGGTATAAAATGGTAAATAATGCACCAATTATTGTGTAAGCAGAGATGCTGATTACAGTAATTTGTacctttttttattggtttttgagAATATTATACTTCTATAAGCATCTCAATGAAAGCTTTTGAATAGAATTACCTCTTCATATGATGGATTTCTTTAACATGTTCAATGAAAGCAAGAAGAATGAGATTAGTTGTTAATCAGTCTGGTATGGTGCTATGCTATTCTATGACAATCACAATATAGTTTGGTGTCTGTGTAAAAGGAGATTTAGATGATTAAAGTACAGCTTACGCATTAGGGCAAGCCAGGAAAGGTGAGTTCTGAAGTTGTTCACGAGACAACATCAAACCTCAAGATGAGGCAACTCCTTTTAATAAGTAAATAGCATGAAATTTTCCTTGTGTGGGCGGAATTGaggaaatacatatatatatatatatatacacataagaGGAGGCTACGGTGCGGTCCGTCCGCATGCGAACCCGCACCAAAGCTGCGCTTGCTGACGCTTTTTTTGAAAGCGTCATCTCACCGTAACctcctcttatatatatatatatatataaatatatgttaattcaataaatttatCACTACTGCATAATTGTTCATGGCCTATATGGATTGCAATGGATGGCATACTTCGTGATCAAGTTGATTTTGAGCTGGTTGAGTtggtttttggtaaatttttatcTTCCCAGGCTACATTCTTAattcttgaaaataaaaatcaatgttTGATTGCTTCAAATGACTCTTGAACTTTTCCTCGTGTTTTTAAAGGTTGaccaatattttttgttcttctttgatATTTCTGCTGATGCAGGAAAGATTCCACAGGGATTCCTCACATATTGGAACACAGTGTATTGTGTGGGTCAAGAAAGTATCCTCTGAAAGAACCATTTGTTGAATTATTGAAAGGGAGCCTACATACTTTTTTGAATGCTTTCACATATCCAGATAGGACTTGCTATCCAGTTGCTTCCACAAACACGAAGGTAGAATGGTGCCTGGAAAAGTGAattggatttaaaaataaaaatgtgttaATTCTTGCATCCAACATAGATTTTGAAACAGGTTTGTTATTTAAACAGGATTTCTATAATCTTGTTGATGTATACCTAGATGCTGTTTTCTTCCCTAAATGCGTGGAGGACTTCCAAACATTCCAACAGGAGGGTTGGCATTATGAACTCAACAATCCTTCTGAAGAAATATCTTATAAAGGTAGGATTTTCTGTTCGTAAACCAAACCATTGAATTCTCTTCTGTTCTCCTTTGGAATATGGTTTACGGTTAGACTATATTTGTTAACTTGTTAGGTAATCGGTTACAAGTCATTTTCTTCCTATTTTAGGGGTTGTTTTCAATGAGATGAAAGGAGTGTACTCCCAGCCTGATAATATATTAGGGCGGACTTCTCAACAGGCAAGTTCTTTTCTTGTCCAATTGTTTATTTCAATGGTCTGTACAATTCTGAAACTCAGCAGAACACTCCAATCATCTGAATGATCATTCAGAACAAGTCTTATCAATTAGCAtaccatatttattttattccatGTACTAAATTTGAGTGTCAAATGAACCATCGTTGCTTGAATTTGTTTCAAATTACCATTCCAAGCTGCTTCCCTCTCTCTGTCAAATATAACTATAATAATGACTATTCCATTAGTCTGTCTTTTTTCTTGGTAGATATATATGTGTTACTTCAAGATTACTCTCTTTTATGTGAAATTTCCTTATGTGAAATATATCACACTCCAGTAGGGTAGTTTGATGGCAGACCATACAACTAGTTCGGAAGAGACTCATGCTTGGTCACTGTAAATTCAAACTTTTGGTCTAAATGTGTTATAGAAGCAAATGCACACCTgaattgataaaaattgaacGAGACACACATTTCAATACATATTCTGAAATTTCTATTTACTTAATCATTTTGTGAGCTACCTTTATGCCTTCTGGATagaaaaatttgtttttcttttccaatttttaaaatGCTTTAACATAAAAGTTGTCTTGTTCTATTTTATAACTGTTGCACATGCATTTGGCTCAGGCTCTTTTTCCAGACAATACATATGGTGTTGATAGTGGAGGAGATCCAGAAGTTATTCCCAAACTTACATTTGAGGAATTCAAGGTTTGTGTATTCACTAATTtggaattttcctttttgttttctggaatgacatttatataatttagaagGCAAAAATGTAGGCGTCCAGTGTCCTTACTTATTAATATGAATGCTTTTATGGTATTATTTAATGGTGTGCTTTTTCTCTTCCTGTATACTCATTTAATCAAAATTGAGCTGGAGAAATATAGTATATGTGGTCAATACTACTTGAATTAATTCACTATACAAAGTTTTTTGTGGAATCTAGTGGAGTTTTGCATGTAGACAGGTCAGCAATAGAAATTAATCTGTTCATGTAATTTGGGATGTCAAATGCTAATATTTAGGATTTGACTATATAAGGCTTTGTAGACTAGATATTTGTTCTTTATTAGAGAACTTTTCCCACCCCTTGCTGTAGCTTGTTTTATTTAAAagcttttattagttttatgtgAAATTATTGTAGTTTGCAAGTAGCCTCTGAAGTGGATGGGGCATGCTGTAAATACGTCTTGATATTGTTTTTTCGGAAAATTGGTCTTGGTTTTTATTGAGTTTAGGTTAACGAATTATGTAACCTTTTTGCTGCACAATTATCATCAATTCAGGATCAGAACTCAAGGACATTAATGAAAATTCactgtatattattaatatgtttGCATATAAATTTTGCTTAATAATTTTTGTCATTAAAGGTTCTTTTCTTTCTGAGAATATGTGCAGGAGTTTCACAGTAAATATTACCACCCGAGCAATGCGAGAATATGGTTTTATGGAGATGATGATCCAAATGAGCGCCTACGCATTTTGAGTGGTAATAACTGATTTTCGCTTGtagaaatatatatgtttatgccTTTCTTATATTACCTCTGAATTACATCTTCTAATGCACGACTACTTTGGAATTTACAATGACAAACATGTGTAATTTTGTGTCAAAGAAAAGTGACTCTAAGCTACAGTTACAACAGTATGCCTTTGAAGGCACTGGTCTGCCCCTTCAGACCACTGTAATCATTGAAGGCTACTAGGCCAGATATGCTACTAGGTTCTGTATTGGGTATTATTTGTTGTacctgttaaaaaataaatattacaatgttatttttatttttaaacatattatactttatatccaaataatttttgtattcatGCAcatgaaacaaatatatatatatgtatatattcctGAAACAATATGGAAAACcgcatgattttttatttgtttccctTTTTAGTTTTCAACCAGTTTGTTTCGAACCTCAATTATGGGTTACATAATTAACAAAAGGAATGTAACAGTTAACTGGAATCTGTGACTGATTACAGCCTTCATATCTTTGCTTTCATTTTCTTGTTTGAAATGAATGATGTATTGGCTTAGAATTCTGGAATACTTTACTTCTTTTAAAGTTGTAGCATCTtactctctgtctctctgtctATCCTCTCCCTCAGAATATTTAGATACGTTTAGTGCAAATTCAGCTCCACGTGAATCAAGGATTGAACCACAAAAGCTATTTTCAGAGCCAGTCAGGATTGTTGAGAAATACCCTGCTGGTGAAGGGGGtgatttgaagaagaaaaacatgGTATGCCTTAACTGGTTGCTCTCTGAGAAGCCATTAGACTTGGAAACAGAGCTTACCCTTGGGTTTCTGGATCATCTCTTGTTGGGAACTCCTGCTTCTCCActaaggaaaatcttgctggaAAGTGGCCTGGGAGATGCTATTGTTGGTGGTGGCATAGAGGATGAGCTCCTTCAACCTCAATTTAGTATTGGGTTGAAAGGTGTTTCTGAAGATGACATTAAAAAGGTAGAAGAATTAGTCATGGCTACATTTAAGAAGTTGGCAGAGGAAGGTTTTGAAACAGATGCTGTGGAGGCATCAATGAATACAATTGAGTTTTCTCTCAAGGAAAACAACACTGGATCCTTTCCTCGTGGTCTATCCCTGATGCTCCGATCCATTGTAAGCAAATAGTCCGTttcgttttttcctttttatttgtgTCCatgttcttctttttattttatttgtttatttatttttttgtagctTGGTTTTTCCTCTTAGTGTCTTCATCCtcttctcatttttattttttttcacatgctACTTTGGTTTTTATCATACAGGGTAAATGGATATATGATTTGGATCCCTTTGAGCCATTGAAGTATGAGGAACCTTTGAAGGCCTTAAAAGCCAGAATAGCAGAGGAAGGCTCCAAAGCTGTTTTTTCTCCTTTGATTGAAAAGTACATTTTAAACAATCCTCACAGAGTTACAGTAGAAATGCAGGTGAGAATGTATTTATTTTAGCACAACCAACTCTACGTCAGTTACATCAGTTACCAATAAGTAAATTTCTTTGTCAGCCTGATCCTGAGAAAGCTTCTCGTGATGAGGCAAGTGAAAAGGAAATTTTGAGAAAAGTTAAGGAAAGCATGACAGAAGAAGATCTTGCTGAGTTAGCGCGGGCTACAGAAGAGCTGCGACAGAAGCAAGAAACTCCTGATCCGCCAGAAGCTTTGAAGAGTGTTCCAAGCCTTTCTCTGCAAGACATCCCTAAAGAACCCATACATATTCCCACAGAGATTGGGGATATTAATGGAGTAAAGGTTTTGAAGCATGATCTTTTCACAAATGATGTCCTTTACTCAGAAGTTGTTTTCAATTTGAGTTCTGTGAAGCAAGAACTTCTTCCTTTGGTACCACTTTTTTGGTAAGATGAATTGATGCAGTCTACAATAGTATCTCACCCCATTTGCATATCTTATTTGAATTCTATCTATATGCACTTTTCACTGTGAGCATAGGAAATATGTTCCACAAATTAAAGTAGCTTTTACAGATATGTTTTCAACATGAATCTAAAACTAGTTTTAGGTTTTTCTATTTCCAAGTGATATTAAATGGTGCTGCCAATATCAATatatgaaacttttttttttttttttttttttaagcttattaATCAGAAGTAAATTCTATTGTCTAAAGatgcatattttctttggtTAAATAATTACTGTGTAAAAATATGAAACGATTAGCAAAGCCATAACCTAATTTTTCTATGAGTGAGAAACTCTCATCACTGAAGACTTCTTCACTATAGAGGTATAACATCCATTTCTATTCCTAGTTACTGTGAAAAGATAGCTAAGCCAACAGTCTTTTAAGGTTGAATTTTATGTTCATGTATCTGCGAGTGCAACCCTATTTCCTCAAAACATGATACAGATTTCCCTAAACTGAGAGCATAAGGGCAAAGTATATaccattattttaaaatgaaagaaGCAATATTATAAGTGACAGAGCTGTTGTATTTATGATATGATGAAAAACTATCAGCTGATTTAATGCATTTCTTTTATAATGTTTAACTGCTGAATTCTTTGGTGTCCTTGACAGTCAATCATTGCTGGAGATGGGTACAAAAGACTTGACTTTCGTGCAACTTAATCAGTTGATTGGAAGGAAAACTGGAGGAATATCTGTTTACCCATTGACCTCGTCTGTAAGGGGCAAAGAGGATCCCTGTAGCCGTGTAATTGTTCGAGGCAAAGC
This genomic interval carries:
- the LOC107427076 gene encoding presequence protease 1, chloroplastic/mitochondrial; the encoded protein is MERATLLRSLSCSSLASNRFFTFRSAHGLARSSFSSSSSSSSSSPRNLRHRLNPNISSHSLIRRHWRLFPASSSSSSSSYSLSLRFQKHFSTLSPRAVVSPPSQSSPEFAGVHDEVAEKFGFEKVSEEFIGECKSKAALFRHKKTGAEVMSLSNDDENKVFGIVFRTPPKDSTGIPHILEHSVLCGSRKYPLKEPFVELLKGSLHTFLNAFTYPDRTCYPVASTNTKDFYNLVDVYLDAVFFPKCVEDFQTFQQEGWHYELNNPSEEISYKGVVFNEMKGVYSQPDNILGRTSQQALFPDNTYGVDSGGDPEVIPKLTFEEFKEFHSKYYHPSNARIWFYGDDDPNERLRILSEYLDTFSANSAPRESRIEPQKLFSEPVRIVEKYPAGEGGDLKKKNMVCLNWLLSEKPLDLETELTLGFLDHLLLGTPASPLRKILLESGLGDAIVGGGIEDELLQPQFSIGLKGVSEDDIKKVEELVMATFKKLAEEGFETDAVEASMNTIEFSLKENNTGSFPRGLSLMLRSIGKWIYDLDPFEPLKYEEPLKALKARIAEEGSKAVFSPLIEKYILNNPHRVTVEMQPDPEKASRDEASEKEILRKVKESMTEEDLAELARATEELRQKQETPDPPEALKSVPSLSLQDIPKEPIHIPTEIGDINGVKVLKHDLFTNDVLYSEVVFNLSSVKQELLPLVPLFCQSLLEMGTKDLTFVQLNQLIGRKTGGISVYPLTSSVRGKEDPCSRVIVRGKAMAGRAEDLFNLVNSVLQEVQFTDQQRFKQFVSQSKARMENRLRGSGHGIAAARMDAKLNLAGWISEQMGGVSYLEFLKELEQKVDQDWDGVSSSLEEIRKSLLSRNSCLVNLTADGKNLTNSEKFVSKFLDLLPNRSPIEATTWNARLSSDNEAIVIPTQVNYVGKAANVYETGYQLKGSAYVISKYISNTWLWDRVRVSGGAYGGFCDFDTHSGVFSFLSYRDPNLLKTLDVYDGTGEFLRQLEMDDDALTKAIIGTIGDVDAYQLPDAKGYSSLLRYLLGVSDEERQRRREEILATSLKDFKEFADAIDAVKAKGVVVAVASPDDIDAAHKEHGNFFQIKKAL